The Cannabis sativa cultivar Pink pepper isolate KNU-18-1 unplaced genomic scaffold, ASM2916894v1 Contig3, whole genome shotgun sequence genome window below encodes:
- the LOC133033304 gene encoding eukaryotic translation initiation factor 4B3-like, with translation MAATVSPWSKPGAWALDSEEQDAELLKEQEKKAAMEPLHDFPSLSAAATAKPKKKKGQTLSLAEFTTYGGPKPVAQPTAPAGLTHEDRMALPKGPRERTAEEIERARHSGFRSFDRGDRNGDDSSNSRWKSSDRNSNGFGKDAPRDSGPSRADEADNWASTKKSFGGGNDFDRGERRERRGFFPDSQSKADDSDSWVTNKSFVPSEGRRFGSSGGGFERERKVGFTSNGGGADGDFWGKRREESSGVTGNEGGIVGGGRPRLNLQPRTLPVVSDGGSPGSVTGTGAAIVTKPKGSNPFGEARPREEVLAEKGQDWKKIDEQLESLKLKEVNEKPEGGSSFGKRSFGIGNGRSDDRIEKSWRKPDTEEDTGSQSAEKSEEDGPSAEDN, from the coding sequence ATGGCGGCAACAGTCTCTCCATGGTCCAAACCCGGGGCTTGGGCCCTAGACTCGGAGGAGCAAGATGCAGAACTTCTTAAGGAGCAGGAGAAGAAGGCAGCCATGGAACCTCTTCATGATTTCCCTTCGCTTTCTGCCGCCGCCACCGCGAAGCCTAAGAAAAAGAAAGGTCAGACTCTTTCCCTAGCCGAGTTCACCACCTATGGAGGCCCCAAACCAGTTGCCCAACCCACTGCGCCTGCGGGTTTAACCCATGAAGACCGCATGGCACTCCCTAAAGGCCCTCGCGAGCGTACCGCCGAAGAGATTGAAAGGGCCCGTCATAGCGGCTTTAGGTCGTTTGATCGAGGTGATAGGAACGGCGACGACTCGTCGAATTCGAGGTGGAAGAGTTCTGATAGGAACAGCAATGGGTTTGGTAAGGATGCGCCTAGGGATTCGGGGCCTTCTCGGGCTGATGAGGCCGACAATTGGGCATCGACGAAGAAATCGTTTGGGGGTGGTAATGATTTCGATAGAGgcgagagaagagaaagaagaggGTTCTTTCCCGATTCTCAATCGAAAGCCGATGATTCGGATAGCTGGGTCACAAATAAGAGCTTTGTGCCGTCCGAGGGACGAAGATTTGGGTCGAGCGGTGGtgggtttgagagagagagaaaagttgGATTCACCTCCAATGGTGGTGGTGCAGATGGGGACTTCTGGGGTAAGAGAAGGGAGGAGAGTAGTGGTGTAACTGGGAATGAAGGTGGGATTGTGGGTGGAGGGAGGCCAAGGTTGAATTTGCAGCCGCGAACGCTGCCCGTGGTTAGTGATGGAGGCTCGCCTGGTTCTGTGACGGGAACTGGGGCGGCTATTGTGACGAAGCCAAAGGGCTCAAACCCTTTTGGAGAGGCCAGGCCGAGAGAGGAGGTTTTGGCTGAAAAAGGGCAGGACTGGAAAAAGATCGATGAGCAGCTTGAATCGTTGAAGCTTAAGGAGGTGAATGAGAAGCCAGAGGGTGGATCTTCATTTGGGAAAAGGAGTTTTGGAATCGGGAATGGGCGATCTGATGACCGCATTGAGAAGAGTTGGAGGAAGCCTGACACGG